Below is a window of Acidiferrobacteraceae bacterium DNA.
GGTTTGAAACAACCGGCGTTGAGAGGAATGTCGCGGTCCACCAGGGAACGAAAGACATAGAGTACCGCCGCCTTGCACACGGAGCCTGGTGCATTCAGATTGCTTGCGCGCTGGGCCGAGGTCCCGGTGAAATCCACGGTGGCGCTGCGCGATGCGTGATCGACACGGATGGAAACCCGGATCGCGCTCCCGTCATCCAGGGGACACAACCAGCTGCCGTCGTGCAAACGGTCGATCACCGTCCGTACGGATTCCTCGGCATTGTCCTGTACATGTTGCATGTAGGCCCGTACCGTTGCCGCGCTGTAGTGATCCACCATCTTGCGCAACTCCCGCGCGCCGGCCTCGTTGGCGGCCACCTGAGCCCGCAGGTCGGCGAGATTCTGTTCCGGTTTGCGCGCCGGCCAGGGACCCGCGCCGAACAACTCACGCAGCTCCTGCTCGCGAAAGCGCCCATCGCGCACCAGGGGCATAGGCTCGATGAGAATGCCCTCCTCGCTCACCACACGGCTGTGAGGCGGCATGGACCCGGGGCTGATTCCGCCGACATCGGCATGGTGTCCGCGCGACGCAACGTAGAACAGGATTTCCTGCCCGGCCTGGTCGAACACCGGGGTAACCACGGTGATATCCGGCAGATGGGTTCCCCCCTGGTAGGGCGCATTCAGCACCCAGGCATCCCCCGGGTGAAGCTTGTCGGCGGCATCAATGACGGCGCGCACGCTCTCGCCCATGGAGCCCAGGTGCACGGGAACATGAGGCGCATTCGCCACCAACGCCCCGTCACCGTCGAACACGGCACAGGAAAAATCCAGGCGCTCCTTGATGTTGACGGAATGGGCGGTCTTCTCCAGCACGACGCCCATCTGCTCCGCCACGGACATGAACAACTGATTGAAGATCTCGAGGCGGACGGGATCAACGCCGGTTTCCAGCACGGCCCTGCCCAGCTGGGCAAACCGTTCCAGCACCAGGCCGCCATGGGAACCCAGCCGCGCGCTCCAGCCGGCCTCGACGACGATGGTACTGTCCGGTTCTATGATCATCGCCGGACCGTCGATGCTCTGCCCGGCGACCACTTGTTCGCGTCGGTACACCGCCGCCTCCATTTCCCGGGCTTCACGGCGGGCAGAGTCGAAAGCGTAGAATTCGGTGTGGGCCACCGGAGACCCTGGCGAAGCGGTCGATACCGCCGCCGGACCCGGATCCTCCACGCCACCGCCCAGCACCTCCAGGGATATAGCCTCGCACACCAGGGCGCGCCCGCGCTCTGTGAAGCCGTAGCGCGCACGGTAGGCCCGCTCGAAGGCGGTACGGACCTGTTCCGCCGACCCGTGGTCCACCGTCAGTCCGGCATCGGTGCCCTCGTAGCGCAACAACATGCGCCGTTGGCAGCGAACCTCATCCACGCCCTGCTCGCCCAATACGCGCGTGCCTTCCGCCTCGAGTTCGCCGTACGCGGCCTCCAGCCCATTAAGCAGATCGGAGTCCACATGACGTTCCACCGCCCGCTCTCCCATCCAGCGCAGTTGCGCCAGACCCATCCCGAAGGCTGAAAGCACGCCGGCATGGGGATGCAGATACACCGTGCTCATACCCAGCGCATCGGCCACCATGCAGGCGTGTTGCCCGCCGGCACCACCAAAACAACACAGCACATGGTCGGTGACGTCGTGCCCGCGCTGCACCGAGATCCGCCGAATGGCGGCGGCCATATTCTCCACCGCGATCTGCAAAGCGCCATGGGCCAGGGCTTCCGGTGATGGCGCTGCGCCCGTGGCTGCACCGACTTCGCTGGCCAGGCGTTCGAAACCGCGGACCACTGCATCGGTGTCCAGGGACTGCCTGCCGTCCGCGCCGAAGACCCGGGGAAAAAATTCAGCATTGAGCTTGCCCACCATCACATTGCAGTCGGTGACCGTGAGCGGACCCCCGCGACGATAGCAGGCCGGTCCGGGATCCGCCCCCGCGGACTCCGGACCAACGCGCAGGCGTTGGCCATCCAGCTGGACGATCGATCCTCCACCGGCGGCGACGGTGTGCAGATACATCATCGGCACGCGCATGCGAACCCCGGCGACCTGATTGTCGTAACTGCGTTCCAGTTCACCACTGTAATGGGATACGTCTGTGGAGGTGCCGCCCATGTCAAAACCGATGATTCGTTCAAAGCCTTCGGCGGTACTTGTGCGCACCGCACCGACGACCCCGCCGGCCGGCCCGGACAGGATGCTGTCCTTGCCCTGAAAGTACATGTGGTCCACGAGGCCGCCATTGGACTGCATGAACAGAAGGCGTGTGTCGCCCAGGGCAGCGGCCACCCGGTCTACGTAGCGCCGCAGGACCGGAGACAGGTAGGCGTCGACGACCGTGGTGTCGCCCCGCGCCACCAGTTTCATGAGCGGACTTACTTCGTGCGAGGGCGATACCTGCTCGA
It encodes the following:
- a CDS encoding hydantoinase B/oxoprolinase family protein, which produces MSANQASAQRWQFWIDRGGTFTDIVARRPDGRLQTRKLLSENPGRYDDAALQGIREFLGLGSDDAIPPEQIDSVKMGTTVATNALLERKGARTLLLVTRGFGDALRIAYQNRPAIFARHIQLPQLLYERVVEVDERLDARGEVIRSLDADSACGALKAAFGDGIRSVAIVLMHAYRNPDHERRLAALAREVGFEQVSPSHEVSPLMKLVARGDTTVVDAYLSPVLRRYVDRVAAALGDTRLLFMQSNGGLVDHMYFQGKDSILSGPAGGVVGAVRTSTAEGFERIIGFDMGGTSTDVSHYSGELERSYDNQVAGVRMRVPMMYLHTVAAGGGSIVQLDGQRLRVGPESAGADPGPACYRRGGPLTVTDCNVMVGKLNAEFFPRVFGADGRQSLDTDAVVRGFERLASEVGAATGAAPSPEALAHGALQIAVENMAAAIRRISVQRGHDVTDHVLCCFGGAGGQHACMVADALGMSTVYLHPHAGVLSAFGMGLAQLRWMGERAVERHVDSDLLNGLEAAYGELEAEGTRVLGEQGVDEVRCQRRMLLRYEGTDAGLTVDHGSAEQVRTAFERAYRARYGFTERGRALVCEAISLEVLGGGVEDPGPAAVSTASPGSPVAHTEFYAFDSARREAREMEAAVYRREQVVAGQSIDGPAMIIEPDSTIVVEAGWSARLGSHGGLVLERFAQLGRAVLETGVDPVRLEIFNQLFMSVAEQMGVVLEKTAHSVNIKERLDFSCAVFDGDGALVANAPHVPVHLGSMGESVRAVIDAADKLHPGDAWVLNAPYQGGTHLPDITVVTPVFDQAGQEILFYVASRGHHADVGGISPGSMPPHSRVVSEEGILIEPMPLVRDGRFREQELRELFGAGPWPARKPEQNLADLRAQVAANEAGARELRKMVDHYSAATVRAYMQHVQDNAEESVRTVIDRLHDGSWLCPLDDGSAIRVSIRVDHASRSATVDFTGTSAQRASNLNAPGSVCKAAVLYVFRSLVDRDIPLNAGCFKPLTLIVPPGSMLNPQYPAAVVGGNVETSQCIVDALFAALGEMAASQGTMNNLTFGNMDWQYYETICGGTGAGPDFDGADAVQSHMTNSRLTDPEVLEWRFPVRVESFSIRRGSGGLGRHRGGDGVVRSLCFLQPMSAAILSGRRKVVPFGLHGGGNGAPGRNRVFRANGTVENLPGAAEVQMDTGDILSIETPGGGGFGE